In a genomic window of Aricia agestis chromosome 2, ilAriAges1.1, whole genome shotgun sequence:
- the LOC121739896 gene encoding histidine-rich glycoprotein-like — translation MRSSLLALCGLLALAAAAVARDIPAAPAADLEVAASGHHWDKGGGHEHHGHHHHDHGGHHHKGHKGHHEDHHGKHGHSHHEGHKGHHGEHGGHKKHHHHDDGYHHHHHHGEKGEHGHGHEEHGHWHKGHDTKGHHGIEKHDEFKKDKHFHDHHGEKGHESHHGGHHHEGGYKKGGHFHKGHKHGGHHEHEHGKKGHHEKGGHHHHHKGHHGDGGHHEHWHHHHDHGKKGGHEDHKHWGHKSHH, via the coding sequence ATGAGGAGCAGTCTGCTAGCGCTGTGCGGGCTCCTCGCCCTGGCGGCCGCCGCCGTCGCCCGGGACAtccccgccgcccccgccgccgacCTCGAGGTCGCCGCCTCCGGACACCACTGGGACAAGGGTGGCGGCCACGAGCACCACGGGCACCACCACCACGACCACGGTGGCCACCACCACAAGGGCCACAAGGGCCACCACGAGGACCACCACGGCAAGCACGGCCACTCCCACCACGAGGGCCACAAGGGCCACCACGGCGAGCACGGCGGCCACAAGAAGCACCACCACCACGACGACGGCTACCACCATCACCACCACCATGGCGAGAAGGGCGAGCACGGCCACGGCCACGAGGAGCACGGCCACTGGCACAAGGGCCACGACACGAAGGGCCACCACGGCATCGAGAAACACGACGAATTCAAGAAGGACAAGCACTTCCACGACCACCACGGCGAGAAGGGCCATGAGTCCCATCACGGCGGCCACCACCACGAGGGCGGGTACAAGAAGGGCGGCCACTTCCACAAGGGCCACAAGCACGGCGGCCACCACGAGCACGAGCACGGCAAGAAGGGCCACCACGAGAAGGGAGgacaccaccaccaccacaagGGCCACCACGGGGACGGCGGCCACCACGAGCACTGGCACCACCACCACGACCACGGCAAGAAGGGCGGCCACGAGGACCACAAGCACTGGGGCCACAAGTCTCACCACTAG
- the LOC121739690 gene encoding histidine-rich glycoprotein-like, with protein sequence MRTCVLLCALLAAACARHVRRPRSADLEPAASHHWEKGGGGEHHGDHHHEGGGHNEKGYKGHHEDHHGKHGHSHHEGHKGHYDEHGGHKKHHHHDDGYYDEHHHGEKGEHGHGFEEKGHFHKGHSTKGHHGVHKVDEFKKDKHFHDKHGESGFEEGYGGHHHEGGYKKGGEFHKGHKEGGHHEHEHGEKGHHEKGGHHHNHKGHHDEGGHHEHHHHHEGHGSKGGHEDHKHWGWKH encoded by the coding sequence ATGAGGACCTGCGTGCTGCTGTGTGCCCTGCTCGCTGCCGCCTGCGCCCGCCACGTGCGCCGGCCCAGGAGCGCCGACCTCGAGCCCGCCGCCTCCCACCACTGGGAGAAGGGCGGCGGTGGCGAGCACCACGGCGACCACCACCACGAGGGCGGCGGCCACAACGAGAAGGGCTACAAGGGGCACCACGAGGACCACCACGGCAAGCACGGCCACTCCCACCACGAGGGCCACAAGGGCCACTACGACGAGCACGGCGGCCATAAGAAGCACCACCACCACGACGACGGGTACTACGACGAGCACCACCACGGCGAGAAGGGTGAACACGGCCACGGGTTCGAGGAGAAGGGCCACTTCCACAAGGGCCACTCGACGAAGGGACACCACGGCGTCCACAAGGTGGACGAATTCAAGAAGGACAAGCACTTCCACGACAAGCACGGGGAGTCCGGCTTCGAGGAGGGCTACGGCGGCCACCACCACGAGGGCGGGTACAAGAAGGGCGGGGAGTTCCACAAGGGCCACAAGGAGGGCGGGCACCACGAGCACGAGCACGGCGAGAAGGGCCACCACGAGAAGGGCGGGCACCACCACAACCATAAAGGCCACCACGACGAGGGCGGCCACCACgagcaccaccaccaccacgaGGGCCACGGCAGCAAGGGCGGCCACGAGGACCACAAGCACTGGGGCTGGAAGCACTGA